CAATCGGCTTGAGATTGGCGGTGACCATCAATCCGCCGGCGCCGACAATCACGAACATGAAATACATCAGCCAGAATATCGGGTTGCGAATGACTTCAGTCGGCTGGTAGTTGCGCCGGCTTTGAATGATCGCGGCAGTCTGGACGACGGCTGGAATCTGCCCGGCCTTCGGCGCGAACAGGAAGAAGGCGAGGATCACGATGATGATGCCTTGGCCGAGTCCGAAATAGAGGAACGTGCTCTGGAAACCGGAATCCTTGATCATGGCCTGGATCGGCGCGACGGTCAGCGCCGAGCCGGCGCCAAACCCCGCAGCCGTGATGCCGGCGGCCAGGCCGCGCTTGTCGGGAAACCATTTCAGCGCATTGCCGACACAGGTACCGTAAACGGCGCCGGCGCCGATGCCGGCAACGATCATGCCGAGGTAGTAACCGTTGAGCGAGGTCGCCTCGGCGTTGATCGCCCAGCCGATGGCGCAAAAGATGCCACCGACGAGAACCACGATGCGCGGGCCATATTTATCGACGAACCAGCCTTCGATCGGCACGAGCCAGGTTTCGAACAGCACAAACAGCGTAAAGGCCCATTGAATGGATGCGCGGTCCCATCCGAACTTCTTTTGGATGTCGGGGACGAAGAACGTCCAGCCGTATTGGTAGTTGGCGATCATGACCATCGCGGCGACGCCGATGGCCAGTTGTGTCCAGCGGTAGGCGTCGCTGACACGCGCGGTGGCGGGGACTGTTCCTTGAACGGTATCCGTCATAGTTCCTCCCGAGGCGCGCGTTTCTCAAGGACATGCGCTGCCATCGGTCATTTTGGTATATGATATGCCAGAGCGCAAGGGGATTATTTCACTTCTTGCGCAGAGCCTGCTGATTTGTCGCAGATGTTTTGATCGGGTGGCCGCACGCCGCCTGTGTGCAAAAACAATAAATGGCCCCGCAAGGCGGGGCCATTCGTTCAAAGTACTACGTTGTTGAGTAGCGGATTGGCGGTCGTGCGGGAGCAGCGCCAAAAGCCGCAAATTCACGAAGCGATCAAAGACCAAAGTACGGCAGATCGCCATTGCGCACCGACGCGCGCGCGCTCGCCATCAGGAACTGGTCGATTGCAGCCATCAACCGGCCGAACAGGGTGGTCGGAGCGGGGAGAGGGAAGGTAGCGGTCTTGGACATCGGTCATTTCCTTCTTCGAGACGGTCAGGATTACTGTCTCATCTTCGAAGCACAATCTATGTATACCAGATGCCAGAGGCAATTGACGTGTTTGCATGGCAGCATCCGTCATAGTGCATTGCAGCATGATGTCCCCTGACAGCCCTGCCTGGACGGCTGGCGGGGTCAAAAAACAAAAGCCGCCGGGTCCGGCGGCTTTTTCCACGGCTGGCGGAGGCTTCGGAAAGTCCGGCCTATCGGCTCCAGTCTTCGCCGGCACACAGCGTCCCCATGCATCCCCGGACGTTCAGATTGCCTGACGGCAGCAAGGTCACCGTGCTTGCATAGGTCTTGCCGTCATCGGCATTGTAGATCTTTCCGGACCATTTGTTGGGGCCTGCCGGCTGCATGTCGATGAAGAGGGAGATGCCGATGACCCGCCTGCCGCGCAGCGAAGGATCGGCGTTGCGGTCGTCGAGCTGAGGCTTTCCCGTTGCCTTGTCGATTGGCTCCTTGAGCCAGACCACGCGACCGCACAGCGTGGTGCCGCAGCGGTTGACGCGGATCTTGGCGTCGCCCGACTGGGTCAGCCAGATGCCGGCGGGATCGTTGGCTTTCGCTGCCTGGACCGGGCTTACGTGGGTGGCGATAAACAGGAGCGCCCCCATCAGGCGCCGGATGAAACGATAACAAGAGGAATGTGCGCCGGGTTTGAGAGGCAGGGGATGCGGCGGGGAAAGGGACATCGATTGATCTTCCTCTCATGAAAAACTTCATGATAAACGATCAATAAAACATGATAAGGATTGAGTCAAGTATGAGAAGCAGGCATGCTGATGACCTGCAAATGGTGGCGGAGTGTTCTCAAATGGCGGTGGTGTGGAATTCGGCTCGTGACACCCGGCGGCGCTGGTTTCGCCGTCTGGACCTCGCATTCTGGGCCATCTGGGTCGCCTTCGCGGTGTTCATTTGGCTCGCCTATCGCACGAACACGACTGCGTCGGTCGCCATTGCAGCGAGCCTCAATCCCGAGCAGGCGAAATGCGCCGGCATCGTCATCAATCCGCTCAACATGTCGGGCCGGGGCCAGTTGCTATTCTGGTCGCTGTTCGCATTTCAGCTCTCGTTCTACGCGGTGTTGATCGGCATCCTTCACCGCATGGTGCATCGATTCGCCTGCGGTCGGATCTTCGTGTCCGAGACGCTCCAGGGCGTCTGGTGGATGGGGATCATTCTGGTGATCTGGCCGTTCGTCGATGTGATCACCAGCAACGCGGTGCTTTATGCCTTGCACGAGATCGGCGATGCCAAGTTCTTTCTGCCGTCCTACAACATCGACGTCGGCACGATTGCAGGCGGCCTTTTCCTGATGGCGCTGAAATTCGTCATCGAGCATGCCATCCTGCTGCAGACCGAAAATGAACTGACGATCTGAGGTGCATGCCTGTGCCGATCGTTGTGAACCTCGATGTCATGCTCGCGAGACGCAAGCGACGGCTGGGAGACCTCGCCGAGGCCATCGGCATCTCCATTCAAAACCTGTCGATCCTGAAAACGGGCAAGGCCAAAGCGATGCGCTTCTCGACATTGGCGGCGATCTGCCGCGAGCTGGACTGCCAGCCCGGAGATATCCTGGAATATGTCGCTGGCGACGACGCCGGCGAAGCGGATGCGGGCGAGGGGAGTTGATCCGGCGTCGATCGGGACGCGGGAGCGCAACTTTCCTCAAGCGAAAAAAGATATGGCCGCGGTGTACCGCGGCCATATTCGCCGGTCTTCGAGAATGCCGTGCGGCGCTTACTCCGCCGCCTGCTTCCGCGGAGGTTCGAGCGCGCCGGAAGCGTGGATCTCAGCCACCTGGTGGTCGCTGAAGCCGAGCACCTGGCGCAGGATTTCGTCGGTGTGCTCGCCCAGCAGTGGCGAACGGCCGACCTCGCTCGGCGAGTCCGACAGCTTGATCGGGTTGCCCACCGAGAGGTACTTGCCGCGCGTCGGGTGGTCGACCTCGACCACGGTACCGGTGGCGCGCAGCGACTGGTCCTCGGCGATTTCCTTCATCGACAGGATCGGCCCACAGGGGATGTCGTCCTTGTTGAGGATCTCCATGGCCTCGAACTTGGTCTTGGTCATGGTCCATTGCTCGATGCGCGCGAAGATTTCGTTGAGCCGCGTCAGTCGGGCTGGAGGCTTGGCGTAGTCGGGATGCGTCTTCCAGCCGGGTTCGCCGATGACGTCGCAGATCTTCTCCCAGACCGGCGCCTGCGTGATGAAATAGAGATAGGCATTGGGATCGGTCTCCCAGCCCTTGCATTTGAGGATGCGTCCGGGCTGGCCGCCGCCGGAATCGTTGCCGGCGCGCGGCACGGCATCGCCGAACGGAATGCCCTCGCCGTACTGGCTGTACTCCTTGAGCGGGCCGTGGGCGAGACGTTGCTGGTCGCGCAGCTTGACGCGGGCGAGGTTGAGCACGCCGTCCTGCATCGCCACGGTGACGCGCTGGCCCTTGCCGGTCATGGTGCGCTGGTAGAGCGCGGCGACGATGCCGAGCCCAAGATGCAGCCCGGTGCCACTGTCACCG
This genomic interval from Bradyrhizobium sp. NP1 contains the following:
- the oxlT gene encoding oxalate/formate MFS antiporter: MTDTVQGTVPATARVSDAYRWTQLAIGVAAMVMIANYQYGWTFFVPDIQKKFGWDRASIQWAFTLFVLFETWLVPIEGWFVDKYGPRIVVLVGGIFCAIGWAINAEATSLNGYYLGMIVAGIGAGAVYGTCVGNALKWFPDKRGLAAGITAAGFGAGSALTVAPIQAMIKDSGFQSTFLYFGLGQGIIIVILAFFLFAPKAGQIPAVVQTAAIIQSRRNYQPTEVIRNPIFWLMYFMFVIVGAGGLMVTANLKPIAVDWKLDNVSVSLIGLTMTTVTFAATIDRILNGLTRPFFGWISDMIGRENTMFIAFGIEGVGIWALYMLGHNPVWFVVLSGIVFFAWGEIYSLFPSTCTDTFGAKFATTNAGLLYTAKGTAALLVPVANYVQQFTGSWDLVFLIAAGANILASLLALLVLKPWRRTVIAASPAS
- a CDS encoding DUF2147 domain-containing protein yields the protein MSLSPPHPLPLKPGAHSSCYRFIRRLMGALLFIATHVSPVQAAKANDPAGIWLTQSGDAKIRVNRCGTTLCGRVVWLKEPIDKATGKPQLDDRNADPSLRGRRVIGISLFIDMQPAGPNKWSGKIYNADDGKTYASTVTLLPSGNLNVRGCMGTLCAGEDWSR
- a CDS encoding helix-turn-helix transcriptional regulator translates to MPIVVNLDVMLARRKRRLGDLAEAIGISIQNLSILKTGKAKAMRFSTLAAICRELDCQPGDILEYVAGDDAGEADAGEGS
- the frc gene encoding formyl-CoA transferase gives rise to the protein MTKALTGVRILDFTHVQSGPTCTQLLAWFGADVIKVERPGVGDITRGQLQDIPNVDSLYFTMLNHNKRSITLDTKNPKGKEVLTELIRKCDVLVENFGPGVLDRMGFSWEKIQSINPKMIVASIKGFGPGPYEDCKVYENVAQCTGGSASTTGFRDGLPLVTGAQIGDSGTGLHLGLGIVAALYQRTMTGKGQRVTVAMQDGVLNLARVKLRDQQRLAHGPLKEYSQYGEGIPFGDAVPRAGNDSGGGQPGRILKCKGWETDPNAYLYFITQAPVWEKICDVIGEPGWKTHPDYAKPPARLTRLNEIFARIEQWTMTKTKFEAMEILNKDDIPCGPILSMKEIAEDQSLRATGTVVEVDHPTRGKYLSVGNPIKLSDSPSEVGRSPLLGEHTDEILRQVLGFSDHQVAEIHASGALEPPRKQAAE